Genomic segment of Nocardiopsis mwathae:
TATGCCGCGGGGGCGGCCCTGGCCCTGCCCCCCGTGGGCTCGGGCGTCTGAGTCGACGGAAACTCCCCGCCCCGGCGGGAACCCGGGGCGATCTCACCCGCGTTGTGCGGAAAAGGGAACGGATAGACTCGGGCGGACCGGTGCCGCACGGCGTCGGGCACGGCGACTCGGAAGGGGAGCACGGCGCACATGGGATGGCTGGACCGGTTCGGACTCCGCAAGGCCAAGCGGCAGAGCAATGCCCGGTTCGACCGCGCCGCCGAGGACTCCGACGTGCAGGCCCTGATCGACTTCGCCAAGAGCCGCACCGGTGTGGAGTTCTACGTCGAGCCCGAGACCTTCGCCACCAGCACCACCGCGGTCGCCGTAGCCAGCGACGGCGAGTGGACCCGCCGCCGGGTGGGCTCCCCCGACGTCATCCGCAAGGTCGCCCGCAACCTCGCCGCCCCCGTGTACGACGTCCAGGTCGTGGGGTACCCGCGACGGATGCGCGAGTGGACCGCCCGCAACAAGCGCGGACTGTCCATGGACGACTGACGGCCCGCTCCCGCTCGCACCCCCTGCCCTTCCGCACGGCCCCCTGCCGCCGGGCCTGACCACCGTCCCCCATTAAGGAAGTCGTCGCTCCGCATGAGCGCCCCAGGCCCCAACGGCATGCCCGGATGGCTGCCCCGCGCCATGATCCTCGCCGTGTGGACCGTGGTCGGCTTCGGCATCGCCGGCTGGATGCTGTTCCAGCTCCGCGGCCTGCTGATCCTGCTGCTGATCTCGCTGTTCCTCGCGCTGGCCCTGGAACCCGCGGTGAACTGGCTGCACCAGCGCGGCTGGCCGCGAGGACCGGCCACCGGGGTGGTGCTGCTCGGCGCGTTCAGCGTCTTCCTGCTGTTCGTCACGGTGCTGGGCTCCATGCTCATCGGCCAGGTGCTGGACTTCGTCAACCAGCTGCCCGCGATGAGCAGGGCGCTGCTGCGCTGGGTCAACGCCACCTTCAACACCTCCTTCGACCCGGTGCTGCTGCTGGACGAGATCTCCGACCTCAGCGGGACGCTGGAGCGCTACGCCAGTAGCGCCGCCGAGAACGCCCTGGCGGCCGGCACCACCGTGCTGGCGCTGCTGTTCAACGGGCTGGCGATCGCGCTGTTCACCTTCTACCTCACTGCCGACGGACCGAGGTTCCGCCGCACCCTGTGCTCGGTACTGCCGCCCCGCACCCAGAGCGAGGTGCTGCGCGCCTGGGAGATCGCCATCGCCAAGACCGGCGGCTACATCTACTCCCGTGCACTGCTCGCGCTGATCTCGTCCGGGGCGCACTACGCCGCGCTGCTCGTGCTCGACATCCCCTACGCCTTCGCACTGGCCCTGTGGATCGGTGTGTTCTCCCAG
This window contains:
- a CDS encoding AI-2E family transporter, which codes for MSAPGPNGMPGWLPRAMILAVWTVVGFGIAGWMLFQLRGLLILLLISLFLALALEPAVNWLHQRGWPRGPATGVVLLGAFSVFLLFVTVLGSMLIGQVLDFVNQLPAMSRALLRWVNATFNTSFDPVLLLDEISDLSGTLERYASSAAENALAAGTTVLALLFNGLAIALFTFYLTADGPRFRRTLCSVLPPRTQSEVLRAWEIAIAKTGGYIYSRALLALISSGAHYAALLVLDIPYAFALALWIGVFSQFIPTVGTYIGGALPVLVALLHGPFAALWLLLFITLYQQFENYLLQPRITARTLDMHPAVAFGAVIAGAAILGAPGALLALPVGASLQAFLGVYIRRYEVAEHPLLDSVEAEAERSEEKPSERTGAHTRETRENDSAE